A stretch of the Polaribacter pacificus genome encodes the following:
- a CDS encoding GNAT family N-acetyltransferase — translation MSFIIREGQIADMPSVMKLIHELAVFEKLPNEVELTAEDLIRDGFSDQPKFKTFVAVENDTIIGATLFYERYSTWKGRIFHLEDLIVTKEKRGTGVGMALYKAVLQHAFDHKAKRVSWDVLSWNSPAKDFYKSTGADILEDWQVVHMTEDNLSAFLTKNN, via the coding sequence ATGAGTTTTATTATTAGAGAAGGCCAGATAGCCGACATGCCATCGGTTATGAAATTAATTCACGAATTAGCCGTTTTTGAAAAACTGCCCAACGAGGTTGAATTAACAGCAGAAGATTTAATTAGAGATGGGTTTTCTGACCAACCTAAGTTCAAAACTTTTGTTGCTGTAGAAAACGACACTATTATTGGTGCAACCTTATTCTATGAGCGCTATTCTACCTGGAAAGGAAGAATATTTCATTTAGAAGATCTTATTGTAACTAAAGAAAAAAGAGGAACCGGTGTTGGAATGGCTTTATACAAGGCCGTTTTACAACATGCTTTTGATCACAAAGCAAAGCGGGTATCGTGGGATGTGCTTAGTTGGAATTCTCCAGCAAAAGATTTTTATAAAAGTACCGGTGCAGATATTTTAGAAGACTGGCAGGTAGTCCATATGACAGAAGACAATTTATCAGCATTCCTAACAAAAAACAACTAG
- a CDS encoding DUF4270 family protein has product MYKDITKKGIYFGIVIFSLIGVISCEKDFQDVNSSVINNTKYTTKDTVLEVVITNKAIQSVRADGLEIGGALGQYLLGIYADSRYEKLEASIVSQLQIISDEEILVDKTYGADTTVVTTIDTVFLKLPYQATLKDANSGTADFELDSILGDKTKAFTLNIYESGTYLSRLNPQNPSKIYSYQSDYNYQKIPGELNATPNYQFIPKATDTAFFLNRRLSDGSVYKKDTITLTQNNPFARIPLSKTKIKQLFLDKLNSPEFASQDAFNNYFKGVYLEATGNEGTMLSLGFINSDQTLVPSIELYYTNTVIKGGTQVVDTIERNRSFPLAGFTNSAYKMEQKVYPADKNIIIQGTAGNMAELKLFGDDNNNNGVSDQIEDMRAKNYLVNDATLTLYVNQDIVQHDTITTPFSMFLYKENGAKSPSQIKDVYSEGLFVFGGNLELADDKRPDKYVFKITDYVSDLLNGTINYNPTLNLKVSNPTDFPETITDTIVKVYSWNPKAITLLNHDKNANGDRRAQLKISYSIKK; this is encoded by the coding sequence ATGTATAAAGACATTACAAAGAAAGGTATATATTTTGGAATTGTTATTTTTAGTTTGATTGGGGTTATTTCTTGTGAAAAGGACTTCCAAGACGTAAACTCTTCGGTCATTAACAATACCAAATACACGACTAAAGATACAGTTTTAGAAGTTGTAATTACAAACAAAGCAATACAAAGTGTTCGCGCTGATGGTTTGGAAATTGGAGGAGCATTGGGCCAATATTTATTGGGGATCTATGCAGATTCAAGATATGAAAAATTAGAGGCATCAATCGTTTCTCAACTTCAAATTATTTCAGATGAAGAAATACTTGTTGATAAAACATATGGAGCTGACACAACTGTTGTTACTACTATAGATACCGTATTTTTAAAATTACCTTATCAGGCGACTTTAAAAGATGCTAATTCAGGAACTGCTGATTTTGAGCTTGATTCAATTCTTGGTGATAAAACCAAAGCATTTACCTTAAATATTTATGAATCTGGAACTTATTTATCGCGATTAAATCCACAGAATCCCTCAAAGATTTATAGCTATCAATCTGATTATAATTACCAGAAAATACCAGGTGAGTTAAATGCCACACCTAATTATCAGTTTATACCAAAAGCGACTGACACAGCATTCTTTTTAAACAGACGCTTAAGTGATGGTAGTGTGTATAAAAAAGATACAATTACATTAACACAAAATAATCCTTTTGCTAGAATTCCTTTGTCTAAAACAAAAATCAAACAATTATTCTTAGACAAATTAAATTCTCCAGAGTTTGCTTCTCAAGATGCATTTAATAATTATTTTAAAGGAGTATACTTAGAAGCTACCGGAAATGAAGGAACCATGCTTTCATTAGGGTTTATAAATAGTGATCAAACACTTGTTCCTTCAATTGAGTTGTATTATACCAATACGGTTATAAAAGGAGGTACACAAGTTGTTGATACTATTGAAAGGAATCGATCTTTTCCACTAGCTGGTTTTACAAATAGTGCATATAAAATGGAGCAGAAAGTATATCCAGCAGATAAAAATATAATTATCCAGGGTACTGCGGGTAACATGGCTGAGCTTAAACTTTTTGGTGATGACAACAACAACAATGGAGTTTCTGATCAAATAGAGGACATGAGAGCAAAAAATTATTTGGTTAATGATGCAACTTTAACGTTGTATGTAAATCAAGACATTGTTCAACACGATACAATTACTACACCTTTTAGCATGTTTTTATATAAAGAGAATGGTGCAAAAAGTCCAAGTCAAATTAAGGATGTCTATTCTGAAGGTTTGTTTGTTTTTGGAGGAAACCTAGAGTTAGCCGATGACAAAAGACCAGACAAATATGTGTTTAAAATTACAGATTATGTTTCAGATTTGTTAAATGGAACTATAAACTACAATCCAACTCTTAATCTTAAAGTTTCTAATCCGACAGATTTTCCTGAAACAATTACAGATACGATCGTAAAAGTGTATAGTTGGAACCCGAAAGCTATCACCTTATTAAACCATGACAAAAATGCCAACGGTGATCGTAGAGCTCAATTAAAGATTTCTTATTCAATAAAAAAATAA
- a CDS encoding DUF3109 family protein, whose protein sequence is MFQLGKTIVSEEIIEKDFVCNLSACKGACCIDGDAGAPLEKEETQILEEIYPKIKSFLRKEGIAAIEEQGTWITSDFGELETPLINGADCAYVIFDKNNTALCAIEEAYNQGIVDWKKPVSCHLYPIRVKDYNEFSAVNYNKWEICDDACSLGKELQVPVYKFVKQALIRKFGEDWYTELEKVAEAKKK, encoded by the coding sequence ATGTTTCAGTTAGGAAAAACCATAGTTTCGGAAGAAATCATAGAAAAGGATTTTGTATGCAATCTTTCTGCATGTAAAGGTGCCTGTTGTATTGATGGCGATGCAGGCGCACCATTAGAAAAAGAAGAAACCCAAATCTTAGAGGAGATTTACCCAAAAATTAAATCATTCTTGCGGAAAGAAGGTATTGCTGCTATTGAGGAGCAAGGTACTTGGATTACAAGTGACTTTGGAGAACTTGAAACGCCATTAATTAATGGGGCAGATTGTGCATATGTTATTTTTGATAAAAATAATACGGCACTTTGTGCGATAGAGGAAGCATATAATCAAGGAATTGTTGATTGGAAAAAACCTGTTTCTTGCCATTTATATCCAATACGAGTTAAAGATTATAATGAGTTTTCTGCTGTTAATTATAACAAGTGGGAAATTTGTGATGACGCCTGTTCATTAGGTAAAGAATTGCAAGTTCCTGTATACAAATTTGTCAAACAAGCATTGATTAGAAAGTTTGGTGAAGATTGGTATACAGAATTAGAAAAAGTTGCTGAAGCTAAAAAAAAGTAA
- a CDS encoding superoxide dismutase: MAFQLPELGYAYDALEPNIDARTMEIHHGKHHQGYTNNLNAAISGTALDNQSIEEILGNLDMDNKAVRNNGGGFYNHSLFWSVMNPEGKGYLSGELRDAIEAEFGSVDAFKDVFSKAAATQFGSGWAWLCVHKGGKVSVCSTPNQDNPLMPGVGCDGTPILGLDVWEHAYYLNYQNRRPDYINAFFNVINWNEVERRYAAAK, translated from the coding sequence ATGGCTTTTCAATTACCAGAATTAGGCTATGCTTATGATGCCTTAGAACCAAATATAGATGCTAGAACTATGGAGATTCACCATGGGAAACACCATCAAGGATATACCAATAATTTAAATGCTGCGATTTCAGGTACAGCATTAGACAATCAATCGATTGAAGAAATTTTGGGGAATTTAGACATGGACAACAAAGCGGTTAGAAATAACGGTGGAGGTTTTTATAACCATTCGTTGTTTTGGTCAGTTATGAACCCAGAAGGCAAAGGATACTTAAGCGGAGAGCTAAGAGATGCTATCGAAGCTGAGTTTGGCTCTGTTGATGCGTTTAAAGACGTATTTTCTAAAGCTGCAGCGACTCAATTTGGCTCAGGATGGGCATGGTTATGTGTTCACAAAGGAGGAAAAGTATCTGTGTGTTCTACACCAAACCAAGACAATCCATTAATGCCAGGTGTAGGTTGTGATGGAACACCAATTTTAGGATTGGATGTTTGGGAGCATGCCTATTATTTAAATTACCAGAACAGAAGACCAGATTATATCAATGCATTTTTTAATGTGATTAACTGGAACGAAGTTGAAAGACGCTACGCAGCTGCAAAATAA
- a CDS encoding glycogen/starch synthase — translation MKDKRILYVSSEVVPYLPETEMASTAFNAARKAHSKGVQTRIFMPKFGVINERRHQLHEVIRLSGMNLIINDMDMPLIIKVASIPKERMQVYFIDNDEYFKRKAIFTDEDDKLFEDNDERAIFFAKGVIETVKKLNWAPDIIHIHGWMASLLPLYLREYYKEEALFSQSKIVTSIYNNDFGGTLNTGLIDKVKYDKIDDSKIEELQTPSYINILKNAIANSDALIKGSETISDELTQFIEEKEKPFLDYQTEETLTEAYLDFYANKVLAQQ, via the coding sequence ATGAAAGACAAGAGAATTTTATACGTATCGTCTGAGGTAGTACCATATTTACCAGAAACGGAAATGGCCTCAACGGCGTTTAATGCAGCAAGAAAAGCACATTCTAAAGGAGTTCAAACCCGTATTTTTATGCCCAAATTTGGCGTAATAAATGAAAGAAGACACCAATTGCACGAAGTGATTAGGTTGTCCGGAATGAATCTGATTATCAATGATATGGATATGCCACTGATTATTAAAGTTGCTTCTATTCCAAAAGAACGGATGCAGGTTTACTTCATTGATAATGATGAATATTTTAAAAGGAAAGCTATTTTTACAGACGAGGATGACAAACTTTTTGAAGACAATGACGAACGCGCCATTTTCTTTGCCAAAGGGGTTATCGAAACTGTAAAAAAATTAAATTGGGCTCCGGATATTATTCATATCCACGGATGGATGGCCTCGTTATTGCCATTATATTTAAGAGAATATTACAAAGAAGAGGCTCTTTTTTCTCAAAGTAAGATTGTAACATCAATTTACAATAATGATTTTGGAGGGACTTTGAATACAGGTCTTATAGACAAGGTCAAATATGATAAAATTGATGATTCAAAGATAGAAGAACTTCAAACCCCTAGCTATATTAACATTCTTAAAAATGCCATAGCTAATTCTGATGCTCTTATTAAAGGGAGTGAAACGATTTCTGATGAGCTAACACAGTTTATCGAAGAAAAAGAAAAGCCCTTTTTAGACTACCAAACCGAAGAAACATTAACCGAAGCTTATTTAGATTTTTACGCCAATAAAGTATTGGCTCAACAATAG
- the fbp gene encoding class 1 fructose-bisphosphatase: MNTKHMTLGEFIIDNQRFFKYSSGELSRLINSIRLAAKVVNHEIRKAGLVDIIGAAGDINIQGEAQQKLDVLANDLFKQTIINREIVCGIASEEEDDFVIVEGKDKSNENKYVLLMDPLDGSSNIDVNISVGTIFSVYRRVSPEGTPVTKEDFLQKGSEQVAAGYVAYGTSTMLVFTTGNGVDGFTLNPAIGTFYLSHPNIQIPEEGNIYSVNEGNYVHFPKGVKNYIKYCQAEEDNRPYTSRYIGSLVTDFHRNMIKGGIYIYPTSSIGPKGKLRLLYECNPMAFIAEQAGGKASDGYKRILDLQPTELHQRVPFFCGSTKMVEKAEEFMADHPADADY, encoded by the coding sequence ATGAATACCAAACACATGACTCTTGGTGAGTTTATCATTGACAATCAACGTTTTTTTAAATATTCTTCTGGAGAGCTTTCTAGGCTGATTAATTCTATTCGATTGGCGGCAAAAGTGGTCAATCACGAGATTAGAAAGGCAGGTCTTGTTGATATTATTGGTGCTGCTGGCGATATCAATATTCAAGGAGAAGCTCAACAAAAACTAGATGTGTTAGCAAATGATTTGTTTAAACAAACCATTATCAACAGAGAGATTGTTTGTGGAATCGCAAGTGAAGAAGAAGATGATTTTGTTATTGTTGAAGGAAAAGACAAGTCAAATGAGAATAAATATGTTTTATTGATGGATCCCTTAGATGGTTCCTCTAATATCGATGTAAACATATCTGTAGGGACTATATTCTCTGTTTACAGAAGAGTTTCTCCTGAAGGAACACCTGTTACTAAAGAAGATTTTTTACAAAAAGGAAGCGAGCAGGTTGCAGCAGGTTATGTTGCCTATGGTACCTCAACCATGTTGGTTTTTACTACTGGAAACGGTGTTGATGGCTTTACTCTAAACCCAGCCATTGGTACTTTTTATTTATCACACCCTAATATTCAAATTCCTGAAGAAGGAAACATATATTCTGTTAACGAAGGAAATTATGTTCATTTTCCAAAAGGCGTTAAAAACTACATTAAGTACTGTCAAGCAGAAGAAGATAACAGACCCTATACCTCACGATATATCGGTTCTTTGGTTACAGATTTCCATAGAAATATGATTAAAGGTGGGATATATATCTATCCAACAAGTTCAATCGGTCCAAAAGGAAAGTTGCGTTTACTGTATGAGTGTAACCCAATGGCCTTTATTGCAGAACAAGCTGGAGGTAAAGCCTCTGATGGATACAAACGTATTTTAGATTTACAACCTACTGAGCTGCACCAAAGGGTGCCATTTTTCTGTGGAAGTACCAAAATGGTAGAAAAAGCAGAAGAATTTATGGCAGATCATCCTGCTGATGCAGATTATTAG
- the glmS gene encoding glutamine--fructose-6-phosphate transaminase (isomerizing) produces the protein MCGITGYIGFREAYPIVVKGLERLEYRGYDSAGIMMFDGENIQISKTKGKVADLKKITDSEESRKKGTIGIGHTRWATHGVPNDINSHPHSSMSGDLVIVHNGIIENYDTLKKELITRGYVFQSDTDTEVLVNLIEEVKKQEGCKLGKAVQIALNQVIGAYAIAVFDKTKPNEIVVARLGSPIAIGIGKDNKEFFVASDASPFIEYTKEAIYLEDEEMAIIKLDKGIRVRKIKDDSLVVTNIQKLQLSLEQIEKGGYEHFMLKEIHEQPKAIIDTYRGRMLADQGIIKMAGVDDHLEKFLNADRIIIVACGTSWHAGLVAEYLFEDIARIPVEVEYASEFRYRNPIITDKDIVIAISQSGETADTLAAIKLAKSKGAFVFGVCNVVGSSIARETHAGAYTHAGPEIGVASTKAFTTQITVLSLIALKLGKAKGKISNSLFHSHLQTLQLIPKKIEELLAIDDQVKHIASVYKNATNCLYLGRGFNFPVALEGALKLKEISYIHAEGYPAAEMKHGPIALIDENMPIIVIATSKGHYEKVVSNIQEIKSRSGKIIAIVTQGDTTVKEIADHTIEIPETEEAFTPLLTTIPLQLLSYHIAVFLGRNVDQPRNLAKSVTVE, from the coding sequence ATGTGCGGAATAACAGGTTATATAGGTTTCAGAGAAGCTTATCCCATAGTTGTAAAAGGCTTAGAACGTCTAGAATATAGAGGCTATGACAGTGCGGGAATCATGATGTTTGATGGTGAAAATATTCAAATTTCAAAAACCAAAGGAAAAGTAGCTGACCTTAAGAAAATTACAGATAGTGAGGAATCTCGAAAAAAGGGAACTATTGGTATAGGTCATACACGTTGGGCAACTCATGGAGTACCGAATGATATAAATTCACATCCACATTCTTCAATGTCTGGTGATTTGGTTATTGTTCATAATGGGATTATAGAAAATTACGATACGCTTAAAAAAGAGCTTATTACAAGAGGTTATGTTTTTCAGAGTGATACCGATACAGAAGTATTGGTCAACCTGATAGAAGAAGTTAAAAAGCAAGAAGGTTGCAAGTTAGGGAAAGCAGTTCAGATTGCTTTAAATCAAGTGATTGGTGCTTATGCAATTGCAGTTTTTGATAAAACGAAACCTAATGAAATTGTGGTTGCTAGACTTGGAAGCCCTATTGCAATCGGAATAGGTAAAGACAATAAAGAGTTTTTTGTTGCTTCTGATGCATCCCCTTTTATAGAATATACCAAAGAAGCCATTTATTTAGAAGATGAAGAAATGGCGATCATCAAGTTGGATAAAGGAATTCGCGTTCGAAAAATAAAAGATGACTCTTTAGTTGTAACCAACATTCAAAAACTTCAATTAAGTCTTGAACAGATTGAAAAAGGAGGATATGAGCATTTTATGCTTAAAGAAATTCACGAGCAGCCTAAAGCGATTATTGATACCTACAGAGGTAGAATGCTAGCTGATCAAGGCATTATTAAAATGGCCGGAGTTGATGATCATTTAGAAAAGTTTTTGAATGCAGATCGAATCATTATTGTAGCTTGTGGAACCTCATGGCATGCAGGATTGGTTGCAGAATATCTTTTTGAAGACATTGCAAGAATCCCTGTTGAGGTAGAATACGCATCAGAGTTTAGATATAGAAACCCTATTATAACAGATAAAGATATTGTTATAGCAATTTCTCAATCTGGAGAAACTGCAGATACTTTGGCAGCTATTAAATTAGCAAAATCGAAAGGAGCCTTTGTTTTTGGAGTTTGTAACGTTGTTGGATCATCTATCGCAAGAGAAACTCATGCAGGTGCCTATACGCACGCAGGACCAGAAATAGGAGTTGCTTCTACAAAAGCATTTACAACTCAAATTACAGTATTGTCTTTAATTGCATTAAAGCTAGGAAAAGCAAAAGGAAAGATATCTAATAGCTTATTTCATTCCCACCTACAGACTTTGCAATTGATTCCAAAAAAAATCGAAGAATTGTTAGCTATAGATGATCAAGTTAAACACATTGCATCTGTTTATAAAAATGCAACCAATTGTTTGTATTTAGGAAGAGGATTTAATTTTCCTGTGGCTCTGGAAGGTGCATTAAAATTAAAAGAAATTTCTTATATCCATGCAGAAGGATACCCTGCTGCCGAAATGAAACACGGACCGATTGCCTTAATTGATGAAAACATGCCAATTATTGTAATTGCTACGAGCAAAGGACATTATGAAAAGGTGGTGAGTAATATCCAAGAAATTAAATCAAGATCTGGAAAAATTATTGCAATTGTTACCCAAGGAGATACCACTGTAAAAGAGATTGCAGATCATACCATTGAAATACCAGAAACAGAAGAAGCATTTACACCATTATTAACAACCATACCGCTTCAATTGTTGTCTTATCATATTGCAGTTTTCTTAGGAAGAAATGTTGATCAGCCAAGAAATTTAGCAAAATCAGTTACTGTAGAATAA
- a CDS encoding MarC family protein has protein sequence MNFDIKEIITAFMVLFAVIDIIGNIPIIIDLRKKVGHIQSEKASIIAGVLMIVFLFLGKSLLNVIGVDVNSFAVAGSFILFFIALEMILGITLYKDDGSSSPITASVFPLAFPLIAGPGSLTTLLSLRSEFYIENIILGVLLNVIVIYIVLKTSAKIERMIGQNGINIIRKVFGVILLAIAVKLFATNIKELF, from the coding sequence ATGAATTTTGATATTAAAGAAATAATTACAGCTTTTATGGTTTTATTTGCTGTTATAGACATTATTGGAAATATTCCAATCATCATAGACCTTCGAAAAAAAGTAGGCCATATACAGTCGGAAAAAGCCTCTATTATCGCTGGAGTCTTAATGATTGTCTTTCTATTTTTAGGGAAGAGTTTGCTAAATGTAATTGGAGTTGATGTGAACTCATTTGCAGTAGCGGGTTCATTTATACTCTTTTTTATTGCCCTTGAAATGATCTTAGGAATCACCTTATACAAAGACGATGGGAGTTCTTCTCCAATAACAGCTTCTGTATTTCCTTTAGCTTTCCCTTTGATTGCTGGACCAGGAAGTTTAACGACCTTACTTTCATTACGATCAGAGTTTTATATAGAAAACATTATTCTTGGTGTATTATTAAACGTAATCGTCATTTATATTGTCTTAAAAACTTCTGCAAAAATTGAACGTATGATTGGTCAAAATGGAATCAATATTATCCGAAAAGTATTCGGAGTAATTCTATTAGCAATTGCGGTTAAATTATTTGCAACCAATATCAAAGAATTATTTTAA
- a CDS encoding aspartate kinase encodes MRVFKFGGASVKDALGVQNTLRVLKHEGVQNTLVVVSAMGKMTNAFEKLVATYTIPEKEIDAAYAFILDYHLKIVSELFEKEAAVFSEIEGLFDQLKSFLETNNSTDYNFIYDQVVCYGELLATKIISAFLAKNGIENQWIDIRTIIKTDQDYRNANVNWEATKQNCSSKIDTSQLCITQGFISADETNNTTTTLGREGSDFTAGILAYCLDAESVTIWKDVVGVLNADPRQFIDPILLEEISYQEAIEMAFYGASVIHPKTLKPLENKKIPLWVRSFELLETRGTKVSKGVSILPKTPCYIVKTNQTLVSISANDFSFMVEENISDLFNYFHKYSLKVNLIQNSALSFSVCLEDTFDNFTAFHKELQPKFKIKYNHNVSLYTIRHFDQKSLESIEQKGTVLLKQISRETAQLVI; translated from the coding sequence ATGCGGGTTTTTAAATTTGGTGGTGCTTCAGTCAAAGATGCCCTAGGGGTTCAAAATACACTGCGTGTTCTCAAACACGAAGGTGTACAAAACACATTGGTGGTAGTCTCAGCAATGGGTAAAATGACCAATGCATTCGAAAAACTAGTAGCTACCTATACAATACCAGAAAAAGAAATTGATGCAGCCTATGCCTTTATTCTAGATTATCATCTAAAAATAGTTTCAGAACTTTTTGAAAAAGAAGCTGCTGTTTTTTCTGAAATTGAGGGATTATTTGATCAATTAAAAAGTTTTTTAGAAACAAATAACAGCACTGATTACAATTTTATTTACGATCAGGTTGTTTGCTATGGAGAATTGCTTGCTACAAAAATTATTAGTGCTTTTTTAGCAAAAAATGGTATAGAGAATCAATGGATAGACATTAGAACAATTATTAAAACTGACCAAGATTATCGGAATGCCAATGTCAATTGGGAAGCAACCAAACAAAATTGCAGCTCTAAAATTGACACAAGTCAACTTTGCATAACGCAAGGTTTTATTAGTGCTGATGAAACAAACAACACCACCACAACACTCGGTAGAGAGGGTTCTGATTTTACAGCAGGGATTCTCGCCTATTGTTTGGACGCAGAAAGTGTAACTATTTGGAAGGATGTTGTTGGTGTTTTAAATGCAGATCCTAGACAGTTTATAGATCCTATTTTATTAGAAGAGATATCGTATCAAGAAGCGATAGAAATGGCCTTTTATGGAGCTTCTGTCATTCATCCTAAAACCTTAAAGCCTTTAGAAAATAAAAAAATTCCTTTGTGGGTTCGGTCTTTTGAACTACTAGAAACCAGAGGTACTAAAGTTAGCAAAGGAGTGTCAATACTCCCAAAAACGCCTTGTTATATTGTAAAAACCAATCAAACCCTAGTTTCTATTTCTGCCAATGATTTTTCTTTTATGGTTGAAGAAAATATTAGTGATCTTTTTAATTATTTTCACAAATACAGTTTAAAGGTAAACCTGATACAGAATTCAGCACTTAGCTTTTCTGTTTGCTTGGAGGATACTTTTGATAATTTTACTGCTTTTCACAAAGAATTACAGCCAAAATTTAAAATAAAATACAATCACAATGTTAGCTTATACACTATACGTCATTTTGATCAAAAATCACTAGAAAGTATTGAACAAAAGGGAACGGTTCTTTTAAAACAAATTAGCCGAGAGACCGCTCAACTGGTGATCTAA
- a CDS encoding GNAT family N-acyltransferase, translated as MSLVSSKEVANVLGVSKYGFIGTFIGWLLVRILRISKINKIYNNHKHKTDLEFLDGILKEFQIEFEIPEEDLKRIPKTGPFITISNHPLGGIDGILLLKLLIEQRSDFKIIANFLLHRIEPLKPYVMPVNPFENHKDAKSSVTGIKNALLHLKEGYPLGIFPAGEVSTYRDGKLMVDKPWEEGAVRLIKKANVPIIPIYFHAKNSNMFYILSKISDIFRTAKLPSELLSQKNRVIKVRIGKPISVNDQNELKDINSFYEFIRKKTYMLANPFEKKANNILSTQNLKIPKPPKQIISQKSVDSFIKEIEGLRNNDKRLLESKNYEVYFASAKEIPNLLQEIGRLREITFRDVGEGTNKAIDLDKFDKYYHHLLLWDREANALAGAYRMGLGKDIYKKYGISGFYIHTLFRFEPELYSMMENTIEMGRAFIIKEYQQKPMPLFLLWKGIVHVTLRYPQYKYLMGGVSISNQFSDFSKSLMIEFMKSHYYDPYIAQYIFPKKEYKVKLKDDDKDFVFDASKADMQKFDKIIDEIEPGALRIPVLIKKYVKQNARLVAFNVDPKFNNAVDGLMYIRVSDIPDSTVKPVMEEFQAELERKASEASQQPEKSEPV; from the coding sequence ATGAGTCTAGTTTCATCCAAAGAAGTTGCAAATGTTTTAGGGGTTTCCAAATATGGTTTTATTGGAACCTTTATTGGGTGGTTGTTGGTACGGATTTTAAGAATTTCAAAAATTAATAAAATCTACAACAATCATAAACACAAAACAGATCTAGAATTCTTGGACGGAATTTTAAAAGAATTCCAAATAGAATTTGAGATTCCAGAAGAAGATTTAAAAAGAATTCCTAAAACCGGTCCTTTTATTACAATCTCAAACCATCCTTTAGGTGGGATTGATGGCATCCTACTTTTAAAGCTATTAATAGAGCAACGATCTGATTTTAAGATTATTGCAAACTTTTTACTCCATAGAATAGAGCCGCTAAAACCCTATGTAATGCCAGTAAATCCTTTTGAAAATCACAAGGATGCTAAATCTAGTGTTACAGGAATAAAAAATGCACTTTTACACCTTAAAGAAGGTTATCCATTAGGCATTTTTCCTGCGGGTGAAGTATCGACCTATAGAGATGGAAAATTAATGGTAGACAAACCTTGGGAAGAAGGAGCTGTTCGTTTAATAAAAAAAGCAAACGTTCCGATCATACCAATTTATTTTCACGCAAAGAATAGCAATATGTTTTACATATTGTCTAAAATCAGTGATATTTTTAGAACTGCAAAATTGCCTTCAGAATTGCTCTCACAAAAAAACAGAGTGATTAAAGTCCGAATTGGAAAACCGATTTCTGTAAACGATCAAAATGAACTAAAAGACATTAATTCTTTTTATGAGTTTATCAGAAAAAAAACATACATGCTGGCAAATCCTTTTGAAAAGAAAGCCAACAATATTTTGTCTACACAAAACTTAAAAATCCCTAAGCCTCCAAAACAAATTATATCTCAAAAAAGTGTTGATTCTTTTATCAAAGAAATAGAGGGTTTACGGAACAATGACAAGCGCTTGTTAGAGAGTAAAAACTATGAAGTATATTTTGCTTCTGCAAAAGAGATCCCTAATTTACTACAAGAAATTGGACGCTTACGTGAAATTACCTTTAGAGATGTTGGTGAAGGGACAAACAAGGCTATTGATTTAGATAAGTTTGATAAGTACTATCACCATTTGCTTCTTTGGGATCGCGAAGCAAATGCCTTAGCAGGTGCCTATAGAATGGGTCTAGGTAAAGATATTTATAAAAAATATGGGATTTCTGGTTTTTATATACACACCTTATTTAGGTTTGAGCCAGAACTCTATTCAATGATGGAAAACACCATAGAAATGGGTCGTGCTTTTATCATTAAAGAATACCAACAAAAACCGATGCCACTCTTTTTATTGTGGAAAGGAATCGTACATGTAACCTTGCGATACCCACAGTATAAGTATCTAATGGGTGGAGTAAGTATTAGCAATCAATTTTCTGACTTTTCAAAATCATTGATGATTGAGTTTATGAAATCACATTATTACGATCCATATATTGCTCAATATATCTTCCCTAAAAAAGAGTATAAGGTAAAATTAAAGGACGATGATAAAGATTTTGTATTTGATGCCTCTAAGGCTGATATGCAAAAATTTGATAAAATAATTGATGAAATTGAACCGGGAGCTCTAAGAATCCCTGTCTTGATTAAAAAATACGTAAAACAAAACGCTCGACTAGTCGCTTTTAATGTTGACCCAAAGTTTAACAATGCTGTCGATGGCCTCATGTATATTCGAGTATCCGACATTCCAGATAGTACCGTTAAACCAGTCATGGAAGAGTTTCAAGCAGAGTTAGAACGAAAAGCCAGCGAAGCAAGTCAACAGCCTGAAAAATCTGAACCTGTTTAG